The stretch of DNA TGCGGTGGAGAAGCAGACGTTTGAGGGTTGTCAAGTcctgagaaagaagaagaagaaaacaaactATAGATTGGAGATCAGGGAGAATGTGGTTGGCGCACAGAACGCCAGTCAAGCCCGCCATTGTAGGACCTCTTCTCTCATCCTTTCTAAGATGGAAAAACTCCCCCAGTGCCCCCGCCTTTGCTCTCCCTTTTCATTGGGCATCCTAACCTAGCTAGCTAATTAATTCCCACCCCCCCTCAGGtacctcttttttcttttgccattcattcattcattttacACCTCCTCATGATCATGATGCATGATAACTTTAAACAAATCAATTCATCAATGCCAATAAGATGATCATTGATCAGTACGTGTACGTTGTAACcattttaacttaattataaTATGTTGGATTAATAATTAAAGCTGCTCCTTTTGTTTTTGCCGTCGTCGTTTAGCTTTTCATGTATATCCAGATCAATGGAAAGCTTGGTGAGTTTTTGATgatgttatataatatatatatgatgcatgaaTGTAAAAACGAAGGTATCCTTATATGCCATTTTGAATATATTCATTCATCTTCGTGGCATTTCTGGGTTTAATTTGTCTCTTTTCAAGGTTCTGAATTCTTGAGGCGAGCAGTTACGGGAGGGAGAGGGAGTGGGGAGGTTTCCGGCCCGTGTTTCAACGTAGATCTTGGCCGGAAATTCGTCTCGATCTTATGGACTCCGTGACTGCTGCGTCCCCGGAATCGGATCCTAATTCAACTACCACGCCATCGCCGCCGCCTCCTTCCACATCCGACTCTCCCCCACCGACCTCATCTCCTCCGCCGGAATCTTCTCCTCCTCCGCCGCCTCCAGCCGGGAGCAAATCCCCACCGCCTCCAAAGGACTCTCCTTCGCCACCCCCACCCGCCGAGTCACAACCGTCGCCACCGCCGCCGGCCAATTCAGAAGGCTTGCCACCGCCTCCGCCTGATGATTCAGATCCGGACGGCGCCGCCGCTTCCCCACCGCCGCCTTCTGAAAGCGGTTCCCGCAGCCCCAGGACACCAGCATTGAATCATGCACCCGCCCCGCGGTCTCACGGTAAAACGCCGCCGTCTCTAGACGGGCCTTCGCCTCCACATTCATCATCAAGCAAGTCATCTCACTCTTCATCCACATCGTCTAGTGACTCTAAATCATCGTCCTCATCTTCGTCGACGTGGTCTTCTTCCGTGGATAGTACCGCTGTTATTATAGGCGTGGCCGTCGCCGGTGTTCTGGTTCTTGCTCTGgtcattattttcttaatatgtttctcgaggaagaagaggaaggagcaCTATTACATGGATCCTCCCCGAGGACATGAAGGTGCGTATTAATCCACAGTTTTATCTTTCTTTCACCTCCCATAACTATAACCCATTGAATTATAGAAAGAACAAGAATTACAGAgagaaaaattcttaaaaactCTATTAAGAATTTTAATGGAATTATTAcaagatcaattaattaatgcatgaaaatacaatatttaataatatattaaatatatatatatatttagtaatATTCTGTACACACAAATGAAAAATGGAATAttactattatataatatatatatatatatattaattggatTGGATaattcccttcccttcccctccctttaaaaacttttatataaATGTCAATATTTTAATTGGTATAATTTGAAAGAGATGAAGAAATGTGGTTCTAATTAGAAAAGCTTCTGTCTCAGCCATTGACTCCCTGATTACTTGGTCtggtattatttatttatcatatatgtatatgcatgctAGGCGAGTACTACAACGGCTTAACGCCCTGGAGCAACAGTCCCCATCCTGGAGAGCACGTGGTCAAGCTTCCTCCGCCGCCAGGTCTAATGGGAACACCGCAAGGCGGACACGGCGGCTGGGGGACACCGATGCAGCCGCAGCCTGCGTCGGGCAGCGAATACAGCAGTTCTGGGCAGCACTACATGGGCATGCCACCCCCATCGCCGGGCCTCGGCATGAGCCAGAGCAGCTTCACCTACGACGAGCTAGCGGCGGCGACGAGCGGCTTCTCGCAGGCGAATGTGCTGGGGCAAGGCGGGTTTGGGTACGTGCACAAGGGCGTGTTGCCAAATGGAAAGGAGGTGGCCGTGAAGAGCCTGAAGATGGGAAGCGGGCAAGGCGAGAGGGAGTTTCAAGCCGAGGTTGAAATCATTAGCCGCGTCCATCATCGCCATCTTGTGTCGCTCGTGGGATACTGCATTTCTGATGGCCAGAGGATGTTGGTCTATGAATTTGTTCCCAACAAAACCATGGAGTTTCATCTTCATGGTTGggttctaattaattaaaatcccacgctctctctctctctctctctgaggaAATGAATGCCAAATACTTAGGATATGTATTTTAACTCGGCTGCAGGAAAAGGCCAGCCAATCATGTTGTGGTCAACTAGGATGCGCATTGCTTTGGGATCTGCCAAAGGGCTTGGCTACCTTCACGAAGACTGTAAGTATTTTCCATCGATCTCCCTAGACATCATctatataatattattgttcTTTTTGGTTTCTAATCTTTTGATGAACACACGCATATGTGTAATATTGTAGGCCATCCACGGATTATCCATCGTGACATCAAGGCTGCCAACATTCTCCTGGATAATAACTTTGAAGCCATGGTAATTTTACGTATCACCCCCTTGTCGTTGTAACTAGCTATATGTTACACTTgcggttgatatatatatatatatatataattgatgatATCGATCGATTCTCAATTAATTCTTTCATTAATCCATCAGGTGGCAGATTTTGGATTGGCCAAACTCTCTTCTGATAATTACACTCATGTTTCCACACGTGTGATGGGGACCTTTGGGTAATTAgttctaaaacaaattaattacatattaattTGTCCCGCGTGTTAATTATATCTTGAACTAGTAGGATATAACATATATGAAAATTGGTCAATTTGGATGGTGGGAAGCTATGCTAATGACCAAAAAAATTTGCAAATATGGTGTTGGGTGCAGGTATTTGGCTCCGGAATATGCATCAAGCGGCAAGCTGACGGAGAAATCCGATGTTTTCTCGTTCGGAGTCATGCTCTTGGAACTCATAACCGGGCGGCGACCAGTGGATCCTAGTAATATGATGGAGGACAGCTTAGTGGACTGGGtttgtctttttatttctttctctagaaacattttcttatcctcttgcaaattaatttaattcatggccttaattaactattaattaattgatgaaatTCTGAACAGGCAAGGCCACTGATGCAACGAGCAATAGATGAGGGCAACTACGAGGAGCTGGTGGATCCCCGCCTAGAGAACAACTACGACCCCCACGAGATGCGGCGCTTGGTGGCCTGCGCCGCCGCTAGCATCCGTCATTCTGCTAGAAGACGCCCCAAGATGAGCCAGGTACGCGATACTACTACTTATAAACGACAACTTTAACAAAATTaggtctcatatatatacatttagtgtgtgtgtgattgatgAATGCACAGATTGTACGTGCGTTAGAGGGAGACTCATCGCTGGAAGACCTGAATGACGGGAAGGCAGGGCAAAGCTCGGCCAACAGCACGCAGTCGTACCCGACAACGGAGACATCGATATACGACACGGGAGCCTACAACGCGGACATGATGAAGTTCAGACAGATGGTGATGTCGGACCAGGACTATACCAGCAGCGAGTACGGCGCCACCAGCGAGTATGGCCTCAATCCGTCCTCTTCCAGCAGT from Diospyros lotus cultivar Yz01 chromosome 6, ASM1463336v1, whole genome shotgun sequence encodes:
- the LOC127804661 gene encoding proline-rich receptor-like protein kinase PERK7, which gives rise to MDSVTAASPESDPNSTTTPSPPPPSTSDSPPPTSSPPPESSPPPPPPAGSKSPPPPKDSPSPPPPAESQPSPPPPANSEGLPPPPPDDSDPDGAAASPPPPSESGSRSPRTPALNHAPAPRSHGKTPPSLDGPSPPHSSSSKSSHSSSTSSSDSKSSSSSSSTWSSSVDSTAVIIGVAVAGVLVLALVIIFLICFSRKKRKEHYYMDPPRGHEGEYYNGLTPWSNSPHPGEHVVKLPPPPGLMGTPQGGHGGWGTPMQPQPASGSEYSSSGQHYMGMPPPSPGLGMSQSSFTYDELAAATSGFSQANVLGQGGFGYVHKGVLPNGKEVAVKSLKMGSGQGEREFQAEVEIISRVHHRHLVSLVGYCISDGQRMLVYEFVPNKTMEFHLHGKGQPIMLWSTRMRIALGSAKGLGYLHEDCHPRIIHRDIKAANILLDNNFEAMVADFGLAKLSSDNYTHVSTRVMGTFGYLAPEYASSGKLTEKSDVFSFGVMLLELITGRRPVDPSNMMEDSLVDWARPLMQRAIDEGNYEELVDPRLENNYDPHEMRRLVACAAASIRHSARRRPKMSQIVRALEGDSSLEDLNDGKAGQSSANSTQSYPTTETSIYDTGAYNADMMKFRQMVMSDQDYTSSEYGATSEYGLNPSSSSSDSREMDHSGMQQKQKQKP